The window TGGAGGAAGTTAGCATTTGCCTTTGGGATGCAGTGCCAAATCTGCTTCAGGAAAGGCAGTTCCTGTGTTATGAAAAGAATAAATCACTGCTTATTCACTAGGACCATTCAAGAACACTGATTGTGTCGTGGAAAGCAGTTTGGTGGTAAGTGTTATGGATTTTAACTAATACTGTTTAGCAGTTAAGAAAGGCTTGTCATTAGCAAATGGCTGTAGCATCTTTATTGCATTGCTAATACATGTCTTGATCCACCAAAGGGACAAAGAGGCTGGGGAGCGGTTGTGTAATGTTACTAGGTGTGAGCTGATGGAGAAGAGATGGCACAAGAGTCAACTGGATTTTTTCAGTTTCATGTTGTTGTGGTTGGAATCCAGGGGCTGGGTTCTGCAAATCAGTACACTTGATAGATAAAACTAGTGTGGAATGGCACCTAAACCTAGCCCAAAATTTCAGCAGGAATATGAGGCTGCTATCTGTGGAGCTCATGATTTCAATATCCTAGCTTCTTCAATCACTGTTTCCCCATTTCTTAATAGATGGAGACAAGTACTCTTCAAGCAAACTGTACCATTCTAGCCAATAGGAGCCGGCCCATTCAGCAACATGTGGAGCTTTTCCAGCTCAGTGTATACATTCCCACATTTATGCTGGGTTTGGTCTTCAATGGCATGGCTATGTGGTTTGCCCTCTGCAAGATCAGGCAATTGACAGAACCAGTGATCTACATGGTATCACTTATCTTTTTAGATACCTTGATGCTTTTTGTGCTTCCCTTTAAGATAATTTCCTATCACAAAAGAAAGTGGGACCTAGGGAGTGCCTTTTGCTTATTCCTAGAAAGCCTCTACTTTGTCAACATGTATGGAAGCATCCTCATCTCCACATGTATATGTGTGGATAGATACATTGCTATCCTGCACCCTTTTCAAGCTGTGACCCTGAGATCTCCCAGGAAAGCTGCCATAACTTGTGCTATCATATCAGCTGGGGTGTGGGCAGGAACAGCATATACTTCCCAACTGCATGAACACGCAGGCCCCACATCTTGCTTCCATAGTTTTTCTGGAAGTATTTGGAACACCCCAGTTTTGCTCGCCGTCCTGGAGACAGTCTTTCTTAGCTGCATGGTCACCACAATCTTCTGTACAGTTCAGATTGCCATACGCCTGCAGCGAAGCCAACAGTTAGCCATGAAAAAAAGCAGATCGATCAATATCATCATGGCAAACCTAGCTACATTTCTGGTCTGCTTCACCCCTTTTCATATGGCGCTGGTGTTGTACTATCTGGTGAAGAATTGCATTCTAGATGATGGTCAGGAAATCATTCGCACATTTCTTCAGATCAGCCTGTGTTGGGCTAACCTCAACTGCTTCATGGATGCAATCTGCTATTACTTTGTTTTTAAGGAATTTTCCACTGCAGAAACAGCCCAAGAATGACTGATTGACTAATATATTTAGACGAGTTTTTCTTTACTGTTGTTTTCTGGTTTACATGGAACTCTTGAGTTCTGCTTAGTGCTGGAGGTGGATCTGAATAAGTCCAGGTTTGTATGTTTTCAAAGGGGGAACAGTCAATACCTCTTTGCCCCAATAGCTCCTTGCTACAATCTGCAGGCTCACACAAGAGTGAGTGCGTATTTCTATTTTCCTTAACATGAAGCCTAAAGCAGAGTTCTGGAGAACGTGAAAGCTTGTTCATTGGCATTTTCGTTTGTCCTAATAAAAGTATTGCATTTACAAACAGTAGGAAGTCTACTTTAAGTTGGCTAACTTTGTGTTAAGCTGTTCAGTAACTGCACTTGACTCTGAATATTAACTAAGCAGCTGGCAGATGATAAAAATTAAGCACTTGTTTTGTGattcatatttgcataaacacCTGTTTTTCATTAGCCCCATAAGATGTTGCCTGGTAACTCTGAATGATGTGTTCATAAGCAGCCATTTTCTCATCTCTGCTAGCAGCTTACTTTTTCTAGagggaaaatcaaaacaaaatgctCAAACTGAAACCATCTCCAGTTTCAAAGATGTCTACTGACCAAATAAAGAACAAGTTTGTTTATTTGTAGAGGAAGAGAGACAAGGCTAGCTACAATGGGAAGCATCTCATGCCTTGGCCCCAGTGTGGCAAGCAGCATACACAAGGCAACTTCCACAGGGCACAGGTGACGGGGTTGCAGATGCTCATCCACACCTACAATGCAATTTTAATCTCAACCCATTGAACTGGTTGCAAGTTCCCAGTGCAGACAAGGAAGCGCATCTCCACCTAGGGCCACTAATTGTTACGTTACTAGCTGTCGATGAGGGTCCATATATATGCAACAACTAGAGCTGGATCAGAATTCAGTTGGTGCATGTTGCTGGCCAGATTAACTAGAGGACAAAACCTTGTCTAGACCATACCCCCACACTTGGTCAAGGACTATACAACATTTGAGGTTATCAAAGCCCTCTGAAGAATGTTGAATAACTCTAGAATCTTTCTGAGGCTGAAGAGACCTCCAAAATCCAATGTCTTGAGCCTATTCTTGTCCCAACACAGACTTAATTTATACAATCTGCTTGTGATCCACCCCACTTTGAAAGAGTATACTGCTTCCCTTGAGGATGGTAAGTAGTAGTTCTGCTAATTTACTGGTGATTTATCCTACTGTACATAAGTTGAAAAATTCCTAATAGAATTGCTTTTTTTATAGCTTGTGCATCCAAACATATTCAGTTATCATGGCATTCTCTACAGCTATTAGGTGAATACATTCTACAGATTATCACCCATCAAATTAtgtacaaaaaattaaaaactcttGAAAATAGCACAGAAAAAGATACAGGAAGCAGAAACTTAAGATTCTTGTAGGTGTTAATTGGCCTAGACCAGAAATTGCTTGCAATCTGGTCTGGTCAAGTCTATAATTTCACTaactaaggcaggggttcccacctTTGGGTCCCTAGACGTTGTTGGCTGCAGTTCCCatcatcaaccccagccacaatggccttaggAAGGGTTGGGAAACTATTACttatgaaattttttttaaaaatagagcaaACAGGTTTTCCCCATGAGCCACAGCATCCTCCCACCTACTACACTTGTGCAGTTCTCACATGATCAGTATTGGATCAGGGAAGGTTCTACAACAGTgctccctcccactgctttccaggAATAACCATCTATTCTCCCAACTCTGCAGCAGGCAACAGCATAGCCTTTCACATCAAGGAAGATGTGAACATGCATGCCAAATGATATTCATCAttttggatatttttttaaatgagacaGCATTACCTTGTATTTCTATACATCTGAGAAAGTATAGGACTGTTTAACATCTAATTTGCCCCTTTGACATTAACAGTAAATTCACTGAAATCAAGTTATCCCAACACAAGGAGTCACAGCTGATGTTCTTGGGGAGTATTTCCTTAGCCAAAAACCCAAGTGTCCACTCTGCAGAGAATGGGGTAggctgccagatttggcttattttaagccaaacttTGAGTTACAGCCCATTTtgcccacgagtataccccttgggTCTTGGCAGCTCTGGATCCCAGATCTGGGTTCTTGAATATTCTGTATATTGCTTGCAAGACTTTGGAAAAGGGATATTTAGAAAATGTAGGCTTGTGCTGATCATCTAATTTCTTTGTAACACCTTTCTAAAGCAATTAATTGGCTTTCAGCAGTTTGTAGTGCATGTTTTCCCCTATTCTGTGGTAGAATTTGTTGGTGTGGAATTAATCTAATAATCCAAACAGAGGATTATAGCTGTAAGGGCCAGTTTAAAAACCTCTTGAAATTAATAGAAAGACTCGGACCAGTTTCAATGGATTGTGGATCAAGTgcagtcagaggcgctcttacccctgaactttgaggccaaagtccagggcctccacagcccctgaggccccccaaatcctctttagtctgtcccgggtgatgTGATCACccgcagagcatgatgatgcttaatatgcaggggaggggtgtcccccaaaggcctttaggtccaggttccaaaattaactaggtgcacctctgggtacaGTACTGGCAGAATGCTCCAATGAGCTTTTCAGAGGGATGAGATTCTATTTTTATGCAAATATCATTAGCAAGAAAGAACAAAGGAAAAACCTAATTCTCCCAACAACAAAGAAGAATGGTTTCAATGGAGAAAAAGTTTCAGCAATCCTCTGCTGTTGCTCCAATCCTTTGTTGTTCCACATTTCTAAATGGGGAACAAAAatctgagtttttttaaaaactggctttTGAAAGCTCTGCCTAAATTGGCAGGTAACCAAAATTGGGAGACAGATCTGATTTCCTCTTAATTGAATGCCTTTTCATACACTTTAGACACACTTTTTTTGAGAAAAAAGGTCATTCTTAAAATAGATTGCTTGCTCTGAAATTTTTCTTCGGATGTCTGGGGCAACTGTACCTTTGCACTTGCCAGGCAAAGGGAGGATGCGAGGAGCGAAATCTAAGAAAAGCATATTAGAATGCAAATCCAATCACTAAAAAGTGCACTAGGTCAATAGCGGAGAAGTCTATAGCCAAAAGAGAGACACTATTGATTTGCATCCACTGGGAGAGCCAGGAAGAAACTAAGATCAACACAGAACTGGATGAAAAGAGTCTACAATTCTTAGCACTGTAACAAAGGGTTTGGCACATAGATGGCAAGGAACCAGGCATGGTGGTGCTAAGAGTTACCATGCCTGTTGGCTCCTGAATTAAGAATGACACAAAGTATTGGCTGAAGCAAGAAAAATATAATCGTCAACATGAGGTGCAGGAGGGCAGAGGTTGGTAGCATGGTTCTAACCTCTTCCCAGTTGCCAATCCAAAAGGCTTTTAAGGAACTCTTTGCCAAACTTTTCTTGGTGTCCTTCCTAGTTAGCACCGCATGCCCAATTCTTGATCCATCATAAGAGTGCACTAAAGTACACAGCAGTTGCATGCCTGTTTCTGTTCATTCTGAGGAATCAGAAAAACCTGGGATCCCTAGGTCAGGAAAAACCAGAAAATATTTTCCCTGACCCTCTACAATATCTGAAATGGGACCATTCACAAAGCTAACTGTATCAAATAGAAAGTATCCTGTAACAGCTTGAACTCCTGTCACCAAAAGATAGCCTGTACATGAAATACTCAAGGTCCTTTGCTGTGGAGTTATTTCACAACCACCAGGATGACcttagctctattcagacattcatGTTGAACACTTCtacgagtgtacacaggtacagttattcacatgttatgctaaaTACAAGTGTAGTGGAACACTTCCTATGTGTACCATGCGTTTGGGagacctgtacccagattcacctgtaaaatgaacacagatacagtcattcacacaaaaatatgtatgagtgtacagtcaACTGTGCACTCAtaccacataatgtctgaacaggactctTATCCAGAAGAGTACAAAACTGTACAATGGGTTGTGCGATACATCAACATTTTCCACTAGCACAAGAACAAAGCTCTGTGTACCATCATTACACTATATCCTTATGTTAGTGAAACAATACTATGCTAGATGTGTTATGTTAGTGAAACAATACTATGCATAGTACAACACCAGACTAGATGTAGGCCACAATCGCTACAGAGATGTATGTGTACACTCTCACTCAAGAAGAGAAGGGACATTATAAACTAGAAGTATTTTATTATCTTATTCATTTTACTAAAAGGTAAGATTTCTTTCAGACAAAACATATAAAGCATTCaaaggtctccccccccccccacccacatgaGCATTGATGTACTGACTCTTTGAATGAACTTTAGTTCTGACAAAGAACTAAGGCCTTATCCTTCTGATTCTGTTTTGCACGGGATTAACAAGATTAATAACCAGTTTAAAACATGCAGAACCAAACAGGAAAGGGCCGATTTCCAACCCAAGGGCAGGTAGGTAGCACAGAAGCTAATGTGGGGCTTAAATTTATCCGTTTGGTGCAACTGTCATAAAGCAAACTGATGCTCCTTTCCCTCTGCCACCTAAACTCTTCCAGtgaaatcccactgaaataaataggcGTTTGAACACTGACTCTAACCAAGCAAAATATTTCAGCTGCGTCTGAAAACTGTGTTTGCATTTTCAGGTTAAAGTTAAAACAGCATTAAGAATAAGAAGCCTCCATGTTGCGAATATGCTCTGAATGGCTtgctaatattaataataaagtgTGTAAGTGACTGGTCACACAGTGTTCACATAATTTTGACAGATGGTAAATCATAAGCAAGGCTTATTTTGTCACTGTTCATTTTGTCTTTGCAGCTTCTAGCACAACATTACAGGCAAATCTTGTTATCTGCAGAGCCAACATCCACGGGTTTGCATATCCGCAGTCgagtaattggcacccaacctcGGCCTACACAGAAAAAGGGGATCAAAAAAGGGTTAATTCTGCA of the Hemicordylus capensis ecotype Gifberg chromosome 3, rHemCap1.1.pri, whole genome shotgun sequence genome contains:
- the LOC128349573 gene encoding G-protein coupled receptor 55-like, which gives rise to METSTLQANCTILANRSRPIQQHVELFQLSVYIPTFMLGLVFNGMAMWFALCKIRQLTEPVIYMVSLIFLDTLMLFVLPFKIISYHKRKWDLGSAFCLFLESLYFVNMYGSILISTCICVDRYIAILHPFQAVTLRSPRKAAITCAIISAGVWAGTAYTSQLHEHAGPTSCFHSFSGSIWNTPVLLAVLETVFLSCMVTTIFCTVQIAIRLQRSQQLAMKKSRSINIIMANLATFLVCFTPFHMALVLYYLVKNCILDDGQEIIRTFLQISLCWANLNCFMDAICYYFVFKEFSTAETAQE